One window from the genome of Streptomyces sp. NBC_00597 encodes:
- a CDS encoding acetylhydrolase, whose product MITTPFISRKGLTRRSMLGAALAAGAAVPLAAVAGPAWADPAAPDPAPAPAPARLMLPVPTGPHPVGTVQLHLVDRSRPDDLAGPGHFRELMATVWYPARDVERYPVAPWMPAGAFQAFLADVGFSDLAALGPLTAGHVGAPVRRTAQRLPVVVFSHGAHSHQGDHTVMVQELASHGYAAVTVAHQYDTYTEFPDGRIAVPLRDRQAPTLPGDFAADLRFVLDCVEQLAAGCNPDVDHRELPAGLLGSLDPQRMGAFGWSKGGTATACATLADERIRAGLSLDGPMQMNPPLAGDLDRPFMMMSAVFTRATTPEAAAFWSHLRGWRLNIQAQGAVHVSYGDNEALFPQVAKLFGWSGQQLQDVIGTLDPDQAVKIQQAYPLAFFDEHLRHRRGHLLDGPSPAFPAVTFLP is encoded by the coding sequence TTGATCACTACGCCGTTCATCAGCCGGAAGGGCCTGACGCGCCGCAGCATGCTGGGAGCCGCGCTGGCCGCCGGGGCCGCCGTGCCGCTTGCCGCCGTTGCCGGCCCCGCGTGGGCTGACCCGGCCGCCCCCGACCCGGCCCCGGCCCCCGCTCCGGCGCGGCTCATGTTGCCCGTGCCGACCGGGCCGCATCCGGTGGGCACGGTTCAGCTACACCTCGTCGACCGGTCGCGTCCGGACGACCTCGCGGGCCCAGGGCACTTCCGCGAACTGATGGCCACCGTCTGGTACCCCGCCCGTGACGTCGAGCGGTACCCGGTGGCGCCCTGGATGCCGGCCGGCGCATTCCAGGCGTTCCTCGCCGACGTCGGGTTCAGCGATCTGGCCGCCCTGGGGCCGCTCACTGCCGGCCACGTAGGTGCTCCGGTGCGGCGAACGGCCCAACGGCTGCCCGTCGTCGTTTTCTCCCACGGCGCGCACAGCCACCAGGGCGACCACACCGTCATGGTCCAAGAGCTCGCCAGCCACGGGTACGCGGCTGTGACGGTGGCTCACCAGTACGACACGTACACCGAGTTCCCCGACGGCCGGATCGCCGTCCCGCTGCGCGACAGGCAGGCGCCGACGCTCCCCGGAGACTTTGCCGCTGACTTGCGCTTCGTCCTCGACTGCGTCGAGCAGCTCGCCGCCGGGTGCAATCCTGACGTCGACCACAGGGAGCTGCCGGCCGGGCTGCTCGGCTCCCTCGACCCGCAGCGCATGGGCGCGTTCGGCTGGTCGAAGGGCGGGACGGCCACCGCCTGCGCCACGCTCGCGGACGAGCGCATCCGGGCCGGGCTCAGCCTCGACGGCCCGATGCAGATGAACCCGCCATTGGCTGGCGACTTGGACCGGCCCTTCATGATGATGTCCGCCGTGTTCACCCGGGCAACGACTCCCGAGGCCGCCGCCTTCTGGTCGCACCTGCGCGGCTGGCGGCTGAACATTCAGGCCCAGGGCGCCGTCCACGTCTCGTACGGCGACAACGAAGCGCTGTTCCCACAGGTGGCGAAACTGTTCGGATGGAGCGGGCAGCAGCTCCAGGACGTGATCGGCACCCTCGATCCCGACCAGGCGGTGAAGATCCAGCAGGCCTACCCGCTCGCGTTCTTCGACGAGCACCTGCGCCACCGGCGGGGCCACCTACTCGACGGGCCGTCCCCGGCCTTCCCGGCAGTGACGTTCCTCCCCTGA